From Amycolatopsis sp. WQ 127309:
ACGGCGACGTCGGCGCGCTCGACCTGGTCGATCCGCGGCAGCCGCGCGAAGGTGGCGAACCCGGCGAACCGGGGGATCCGCGACGAGTCGAGGGGTCCGACGTTAGGCACTGGCAGGCTCCTGTTCGCGGGGTGGGACGGACGTGTCCTCGCCGTTGAGACGGCGGGTCCAGGTGGTCAGGATCGAGTCGGCCGTGCGGGGTGTGGCGAAGCTGACGGCCAGGTAGACCAGCAGGCTCGCGCCCAGCCCCCAGTAGATCGGGGTGTTGGCCTCGACGCCGTCGATGATCATGAACGTCACCACGGACACCGTGCCCGCGATCATCGAGGCGTACGCGCCCTGGCGGGTGCCGCGCTTCCAGAACAGCGCGCCGACGATCGCCACCAGCAGGCCGCCGACGAGGATGTCGTAGGCGATGGTGAGCGCGTTGACGACGTCGTCGACGATCATCGCGATGCCGATCGCGACCAAGCCGAGCACGAGCGTGGTGATCCGGTTGCGGCGGACCTCGCCGGTCTCGCTGTTCTTCAGGCCCAGCTTGGTCAGCAGGTCCGACGTCGTGGTGGTGGCGCAGGCGATCAGCGCGCCGCTGGCGGTCGACATCATCGCCGAGAGCGCGGCGGCCAGCACCAGACCGCGGACGCCGGTCGGCAGCAGCCGTTCGACGATCGTCGCGAAGGCGTCCTGCGCGCTGCCGAGGTCCGGGTAGAGCGCGTGGGCGGCCATTCCGATCAGCGCGCCGGCGACGCCGTAGACCAGGCAGTAGACGCCGGAGGTGATGCCGCCGGACGTCGCGATCGCCGGCGTGCGGGCGGTGAACACCCGCTGCCAGATGTCCTGGCCGATGAGCAGGCCGAAGGTGTAGATCACGAAGTACGTGACGATCGTGTCCGTGCCGATCGAGGTGAAGCTGAAGAAGCTCGCGTCGAGCTTCTCGCTCATGCCGCTGAAGCCGCCGGCGGAGCTGATCGCGACCGGCAGCAGGATCGCCAGGATGCCGATGGTCTTGATGACGAACTGGGCGATGTCGGTGAGCGTGATCGACCACATGCCGCCGAGCACCGAGTAGAGCACCACGATCGCGCCGCCGACGGCGATGCCCGCCCAGTTCGGCAGGTCGAACAGCACCTTGAAGATGGTGGCGAAGGCCAGCGTCGAGGTCACCGTGAGCATCAGGGTGTAGCCCCACATCACGACGCCGGACACCGCGCTGGTGTTGCCGCCGTACCGCAGGTCGAGCATCTCGCCGACGGTGTAGACCTTGAGCCGCACCAGCCGCCGCGCGAACACCGCGTGCAGCACCAGGATGCCGACGCCGATGGTGAGCACCAGCCAGGCGCCCGAGATGCCGTAGGTGTAGCCGAGCTTCACGCCGCCGACGGTGGACGCGCCGCCGAGCACGACGGCCGACATCGTGCCGGAGTACATGAACCAGCCCAGCCGCCGCCCGGCGACGAGGTAGTCGGACTTCGTCTTCGCGAGCCGGAGGCCGTACCCGCCGACTCCGAGCATCCCCGCGATGTAGAGCGCGATGACCACATAGTCCCCGGTCACGGCGGTCCTCCTTACCTCTTCGGGTGGTGTTCGGGTCA
This genomic window contains:
- a CDS encoding sodium:solute symporter, whose product is MTGDYVVIALYIAGMLGVGGYGLRLAKTKSDYLVAGRRLGWFMYSGTMSAVVLGGASTVGGVKLGYTYGISGAWLVLTIGVGILVLHAVFARRLVRLKVYTVGEMLDLRYGGNTSAVSGVVMWGYTLMLTVTSTLAFATIFKVLFDLPNWAGIAVGGAIVVLYSVLGGMWSITLTDIAQFVIKTIGILAILLPVAISSAGGFSGMSEKLDASFFSFTSIGTDTIVTYFVIYTFGLLIGQDIWQRVFTARTPAIATSGGITSGVYCLVYGVAGALIGMAAHALYPDLGSAQDAFATIVERLLPTGVRGLVLAAALSAMMSTASGALIACATTTTSDLLTKLGLKNSETGEVRRNRITTLVLGLVAIGIAMIVDDVVNALTIAYDILVGGLLVAIVGALFWKRGTRQGAYASMIAGTVSVVTFMIIDGVEANTPIYWGLGASLLVYLAVSFATPRTADSILTTWTRRLNGEDTSVPPREQEPASA